A genomic segment from Lutzomyia longipalpis isolate SR_M1_2022 chromosome 3, ASM2433408v1 encodes:
- the LOC129794138 gene encoding serine protease 3-like codes for MKGIILLEIIFAVFLATFTYSVEANYVKPFREMQQIYEATFENKSIDIVTRIINGEIASEGQFPYQVRLLFYGSDNCTARRLRCGGSIIAKNWVLTAGHCTAPTPGLMDTIFAIQIQAGLIIIDEPRQRKIVLVSNSFPHPEYNPTTLENDLGLVKVDSYFDFSTPYVKPIPLVAANTDKATYVGKIVTASGFGYIENDGPVSNELRYTQLKVIDFSTCQQLYAGDTIANSSFCAEGFGTPKGATCEGDSGGPITLLMNGKTIQIGLVSYSNGNGCDTAPGGYTNVAQFVPWIQKVMRENKY; via the exons ATGAAAGGAATaattcttttggaaataatttttgctgTATTTCTGGCCACGTTTACATATTCAGTTGAAGcaaat TATGTGAAACCTTTTCGAGAAATGCAACAAATTTATGAAGCAACTTTTGAGAATAAATCCATCGATATTGTAACAAGAATTATTAATGGAGAAATAGCCAGTGAGGGACAATTTCCCTATCAAGTTCGTTTGCTTTTTTACGGATCGGACAATTGTACTGCAAGAAGACTTCGTTGTGGTGGAAGTATCATAGCGAAAAATTGGGTGCTAACTGCTGGTCACTGTACTGCTCCGACTCCTGGTTTGATGGACACAATCTTTGCAATTCAAATACAAGCTGGATTAATTATTATCGATGAACCACGTCAgcgaaaaattgttttggtATCCAATAGTTTCCCCCATCCAGAATACAATCCCACAACATTGGAAAACGATCTTGGGCTTGTGAAGGTGGATTCTTACTTTGATTTCAGTACTCCCTATGTCAAACCGATTCCCTTAGTTGCAGCTAATACGGATAAGGCAACATATGTTGGGAAAATAGTTACTGCTTCCGGTTTTGGATATATTGAAAATGATGGTCCAGTTTCAAATGAATTGCGCTACACCCAACTTAaagttattgatttttctaccTGTCAGCAACTGTATGCAGGTGATACTATAGCAAATTCGTCGTTCTGTGCTGAAGGCTTTGGTACCCCAAAAGGTGCCACGTGTGAAGGTGATTCCGGAGGACCTATTACCCTGCTTATGAATGGGAAAACCATACAAATTGGGCTTGTTTCATATTCAAATGGCAATGGTTGTGATACAGCTCCTGGAGGCTACACAAATGTTGCTCAATTCGTTCCTTGGATACAGAAAGTAATGCgcgaaaataaatattaa
- the LOC129794301 gene encoding chymotrypsinogen A-like yields the protein MAIKVKRNVFLCPKFQALINVFVKPFQETQQVYVEGLKNKSDDVITRIINGEIATEGQFPYQVRLIMYGSSNCTARRLRCGGSIIAKNWVLTAGHCTAPTPGLLDTFFVFEVEAGSVIAEEPRQRKLVLASNSFPHPEYNPNTLENDLGLVKMDSYFDFSTPYVKPVPLVAANTDKASYVGQIVTASGFGYIENDGPVSNELRYTQLQVMDFATCVALPAYSGDDLPDTSFCADGIGDPKGATCSGDSGGPITLIMNGKTIQIGIVSYGSNDGCDAAPGGYTNVAQFIPWIQSVMRENKY from the exons ATGGCCATAAAAGTTAAGAGAAATGTTTTCCTGTGTCCTAAATTTCAAGCCCTTATCAATGTT TTTGTAAAACCTTTTCAAGAAACTCAACAAGTTTATGTGGAAGGGCTTAAGAACAAATCCGATGATGTTATTACAAGAATCATCAATGGAGAAATAGCCACTGAGGGCCAATTTCCATATCAAGTCCGTCTTATTATGTACGGATCGAGCAATTGTACTGCGAGAAGACTTCGTTGTGGTGGAAGTATTATAGCGAAGAATTGGGTACTAACTGCTGGTCACTGTACAGCTCCGACTCCTGGATTGCTGGACACATTCTTTGTTTTTGAAGTTGAAGCTGGATCAGTAATCGCCGAAGAACCACGTCAGCGGAAACTTGTACTGGCATCCAATAGTTTCCCTCATCCAGAATACAATCCAAACACTCTCGAGAATGATCTTGGGCTTGTGAAGATGGATTCTTACTTCGATTTCAGTACACCCTATGTCAAACCAGTACCCTTAGTTGCTGCTAATACGGATAAGGCCTCGTATGTTGGGCAAATAGTTACTGCTTCCGGTTTTGGGTATATTGAAAATGATGGCCCAGTTTCGAATGAATTGCGCTACACCCAACTTCAGGTGATGGATTTTGCTACGTGCGTGGCCCTGCCTGCGTATTCAGGTGATGATTTACCAGACACGTCGTTCTGTGCTGATGGCATTGGTGATCCAAAAGGTGCAACATGTTCTGGTGATTCCGGAGGACCTATTACCTTAATTATGAATGGGAAAACCATACAAATTGGTATTGTTTCTTATGGAAGTAACGATGGTTGTGATGCAGCCCCTGGAGGCTACACAAATGTTGCTCAATTCATTCCTTGGATACAGAGTGTAATgcgtgaaaataaatattag